One region of Oncorhynchus mykiss isolate Arlee chromosome 8, USDA_OmykA_1.1, whole genome shotgun sequence genomic DNA includes:
- the LOC110530610 gene encoding RING finger protein 212B isoform X2, whose translation MDWFHCNSCFRREGQNFAVSSCGHICCEGCINPNKKHCTVCGASCNYLAISDQMKPQEQVFFKDPVKLIQSRLEHIAQIALFQRRQKERVIVYFKNKSMELERRLKDVTDQCYRQVLELKRENAELKKPLSQRRASPGQFQTNGAQRMSLPVAVTSPVTPRSRPVSHQGFAETQERFRDRNPRLTLATPPGSATSISSHGSLHERGGFRTPTIISTPTRSENLTPNIFQFLTGSSLHSPRPFRNGQ comes from the exons ATGGACTGGTTCCACTGTAACAGCTGCTTCCGAAGAGAGGGGCAAAACTTTGCTGTCTCCAGCTGTGGTCACATCTGCTGTGAAGGCTGCATCAACCCTAATAAAA AACATTGCACTGTGTGTGGAGCAAGCTGCAATTACCTGGCCATCTCAGACCAG ATGAAGCCTCAGGAGCAGGTGTTCTTCAAAGACCCTGTTAAGCTCATTCAGTCTCGTCTGGAGCACATAGCACAG ATTGCTCTATTCCAGCGAAGGCAGAAGGAAAGGGTCATTGTCTACTTCAAAAACAAATCTATGGAGCTGGAGAGGAGACTGAAGGATGTCACAGATCAGTGTTACAG GCAAGTTTTAGAGCTGAAAAGAGAGAATGCCGAGTTGAAGAAACCTCTCTCTCAGAGGAGG GCATCACCTGGACAATTTCAAACAAATGG TGCCCAAAGGATGTCTCTCCCAGTGGCTGTTACCTCCCCAG TCACCCCTCGCTCACGTCCTGTTAG CCACCAAGGCTTTGCTGAAACCCAGGAGAGATTCAGAGATAGAAACCCTAGGCTCACCCTCGCA ACTCCGCCTGGTTCTGCCACATCAATCTCCAGCCATGGCTCTCTGCACGAGCGTGGTGGCTTCA GGACTCCCACCATTATTAGCACTCCCACCCG GTCTGAGAATCTGACTCCAAACATTTTCCAGTTCTTGACTGGGTCATCACTGCACTCCCCAAGGCCTTTCAGAAATGGCCAGTAA
- the LOC110530610 gene encoding RING finger protein 212B isoform X1: MDWFHCNSCFRREGQNFAVSSCGHICCEGCINPNKKHCTVCGASCNYLAISDQMKPQEQVFFKDPVKLIQSRLEHIAQIALFQRRQKERVIVYFKNKSMELERRLKDVTDQCYRQVLELKRENAELKKPLSQRRASPGQFQTNGSAQRMSLPVAVTSPVTPRSRPVSHQGFAETQERFRDRNPRLTLATPPGSATSISSHGSLHERGGFRTPTIISTPTRSENLTPNIFQFLTGSSLHSPRPFRNGQ, from the exons ATGGACTGGTTCCACTGTAACAGCTGCTTCCGAAGAGAGGGGCAAAACTTTGCTGTCTCCAGCTGTGGTCACATCTGCTGTGAAGGCTGCATCAACCCTAATAAAA AACATTGCACTGTGTGTGGAGCAAGCTGCAATTACCTGGCCATCTCAGACCAG ATGAAGCCTCAGGAGCAGGTGTTCTTCAAAGACCCTGTTAAGCTCATTCAGTCTCGTCTGGAGCACATAGCACAG ATTGCTCTATTCCAGCGAAGGCAGAAGGAAAGGGTCATTGTCTACTTCAAAAACAAATCTATGGAGCTGGAGAGGAGACTGAAGGATGTCACAGATCAGTGTTACAG GCAAGTTTTAGAGCTGAAAAGAGAGAATGCCGAGTTGAAGAAACCTCTCTCTCAGAGGAGG GCATCACCTGGACAATTTCAAACAAATGG CAGTGCCCAAAGGATGTCTCTCCCAGTGGCTGTTACCTCCCCAG TCACCCCTCGCTCACGTCCTGTTAG CCACCAAGGCTTTGCTGAAACCCAGGAGAGATTCAGAGATAGAAACCCTAGGCTCACCCTCGCA ACTCCGCCTGGTTCTGCCACATCAATCTCCAGCCATGGCTCTCTGCACGAGCGTGGTGGCTTCA GGACTCCCACCATTATTAGCACTCCCACCCG GTCTGAGAATCTGACTCCAAACATTTTCCAGTTCTTGACTGGGTCATCACTGCACTCCCCAAGGCCTTTCAGAAATGGCCAGTAA
- the LOC110530610 gene encoding RING finger protein 212B isoform X3, with product MDWFHCNSCFRREGQNFAVSSCGHICCEGCINPNKKHCTVCGASCNYLAISDQIALFQRRQKERVIVYFKNKSMELERRLKDVTDQCYRQVLELKRENAELKKPLSQRRASPGQFQTNGSAQRMSLPVAVTSPVTPRSRPVSHQGFAETQERFRDRNPRLTLATPPGSATSISSHGSLHERGGFRTPTIISTPTRSENLTPNIFQFLTGSSLHSPRPFRNGQ from the exons ATGGACTGGTTCCACTGTAACAGCTGCTTCCGAAGAGAGGGGCAAAACTTTGCTGTCTCCAGCTGTGGTCACATCTGCTGTGAAGGCTGCATCAACCCTAATAAAA AACATTGCACTGTGTGTGGAGCAAGCTGCAATTACCTGGCCATCTCAGACCAG ATTGCTCTATTCCAGCGAAGGCAGAAGGAAAGGGTCATTGTCTACTTCAAAAACAAATCTATGGAGCTGGAGAGGAGACTGAAGGATGTCACAGATCAGTGTTACAG GCAAGTTTTAGAGCTGAAAAGAGAGAATGCCGAGTTGAAGAAACCTCTCTCTCAGAGGAGG GCATCACCTGGACAATTTCAAACAAATGG CAGTGCCCAAAGGATGTCTCTCCCAGTGGCTGTTACCTCCCCAG TCACCCCTCGCTCACGTCCTGTTAG CCACCAAGGCTTTGCTGAAACCCAGGAGAGATTCAGAGATAGAAACCCTAGGCTCACCCTCGCA ACTCCGCCTGGTTCTGCCACATCAATCTCCAGCCATGGCTCTCTGCACGAGCGTGGTGGCTTCA GGACTCCCACCATTATTAGCACTCCCACCCG GTCTGAGAATCTGACTCCAAACATTTTCCAGTTCTTGACTGGGTCATCACTGCACTCCCCAAGGCCTTTCAGAAATGGCCAGTAA